A region of Natribaculum luteum DNA encodes the following proteins:
- a CDS encoding MBL fold metallo-hydrolase, whose translation MDLEFLGGAGEIGRSAILIDDTLLLDYGMDSGNPPSFPVGDVDPESVVVSHGHLDHVGSLPSLLSGDARPEIHWTPPTADLAMLLARDTLKLHGGSYDCPFTEAELARVSEVSRTHGYREPFEAGGYEVTFFDAGHVPGSTHVLVSDGETRLLYTGDFNTESQNLLPGTTARPDADVVICESTYSDTTRPPRARLEREFAESLRTTIWEGGTVVVPAFAIGRTQEALCICEEHDLECYVDGMGKRVTELFLRPRNREFLRDPALLRRAKGNARFVDGRDGQRRRIADQNTIIVTTSGMLHGGPAMTYVPEIRSHPANKIALTGYQVEGTPGRDLLETGSAEIDGRVMRVSAQVEQYDFSAHADRNGLLEFLESYRDAEIAVVHGDRCEAFATELRADGYDATAPGLGDTVAY comes from the coding sequence ATGGACCTCGAGTTTCTTGGCGGGGCCGGCGAGATCGGCCGGAGCGCGATCCTGATCGACGACACCCTGTTGCTCGACTACGGCATGGACTCGGGCAACCCGCCGTCGTTTCCCGTCGGCGACGTCGACCCCGAGTCGGTGGTGGTGAGCCACGGCCACCTCGACCACGTCGGATCGCTCCCGTCGCTGCTCTCGGGGGACGCACGCCCGGAGATCCACTGGACCCCGCCGACGGCCGACCTCGCGATGCTCCTGGCACGAGACACTCTCAAACTGCACGGCGGGAGCTACGACTGCCCGTTCACCGAGGCCGAACTCGCCCGCGTCAGCGAAGTGTCGCGGACCCACGGCTACCGCGAGCCGTTCGAGGCCGGGGGCTACGAGGTGACGTTCTTCGACGCCGGGCACGTCCCCGGCAGCACCCACGTCCTCGTCTCCGACGGCGAGACGCGGCTGCTGTACACCGGCGACTTCAACACCGAATCTCAGAACCTTCTCCCGGGAACGACCGCGCGACCAGACGCCGACGTCGTGATCTGCGAAAGTACCTACTCCGATACGACCCGGCCGCCGCGGGCGCGACTCGAGCGGGAGTTCGCCGAGAGCCTGCGGACGACGATCTGGGAGGGCGGTACGGTCGTCGTCCCGGCGTTCGCCATCGGCCGCACCCAGGAGGCGCTCTGCATCTGCGAGGAACACGACCTCGAGTGTTACGTCGACGGGATGGGAAAGCGGGTGACGGAACTGTTCTTGCGGCCGCGAAACCGGGAGTTCCTGCGCGATCCGGCCCTGCTACGGCGAGCGAAAGGAAACGCCCGGTTCGTCGACGGCCGCGACGGACAACGACGGCGAATCGCCGACCAGAACACGATCATCGTCACGACCAGCGGGATGCTCCACGGAGGTCCGGCGATGACCTACGTCCCCGAAATCCGGTCGCATCCGGCCAACAAGATCGCGCTGACCGGCTACCAGGTCGAGGGGACGCCCGGCCGAGACTTGCTCGAGACCGGCAGCGCCGAGATCGACGGCCGCGTGATGCGGGTCAGCGCACAGGTCGAACAGTACGACTTCTCGGCCCACGCCGACCGTAACGGACTGCTCGAGTTCCTCGAGTCGTACCGGGACGCGGAGATCGCGGTCGTACACGGGGACCGCTGTGAGGCGTTCGCCACGGAACTCCGGGCAGACGGATACGACGCGACGGCACCGGGTCTCGGCGACACAGTGGCGTACTGA
- a CDS encoding DUF5807 family protein has translation MSDPREEFLAGDRPDDVALFLAESFVDDDRLAEFGDRVDGGVVIVVDGERGRNAFQAATGTEAMQFAGSAMQVEGIIDGDLAGGTCPDEPPEGDSSEATDDDHEVQFVFAFAEEQNEEVGGLYAEGDVIHAYAQCRCGTAYSDRWAVQE, from the coding sequence ATGAGTGACCCACGCGAGGAGTTTCTCGCTGGCGACCGGCCGGACGACGTCGCGCTCTTTCTCGCTGAGTCGTTCGTCGACGACGACCGGCTCGCGGAGTTCGGCGACCGGGTCGACGGCGGCGTCGTGATCGTCGTCGACGGCGAGCGCGGACGCAACGCTTTCCAGGCAGCGACGGGGACCGAAGCGATGCAGTTCGCCGGCTCTGCGATGCAAGTCGAGGGGATCATCGATGGCGACCTCGCCGGTGGCACCTGCCCGGACGAACCGCCGGAAGGCGACTCGAGCGAGGCGACCGACGACGACCACGAGGTGCAGTTCGTCTTCGCCTTCGCCGAGGAGCAAAACGAGGAGGTCGGCGGCCTCTACGCCGAGGGCGACGTGATCCACGCCTACGCCCAGTGTCGCTGCGGGACGGCGTACTCGGATCGGTGGGCCGTCCAGGAGTAA
- a CDS encoding 30S ribosomal protein S6e: MASFTVVVGDPDSGMAYQLEADEQDANRFMGKEIGEEVDGSAVGLDGYTLEITGGSDDAGRPLNETVAGPNLEEVLMNERQTGYKPRRDGERRRITVRGREISDAVAQINASIVERGSTDVEELLGEGDDE; the protein is encoded by the coding sequence ATGGCAAGTTTCACTGTCGTCGTGGGCGACCCCGACTCGGGGATGGCCTACCAGCTCGAGGCGGACGAGCAGGACGCGAACCGATTCATGGGCAAGGAGATCGGCGAGGAAGTCGACGGAAGCGCCGTCGGCCTCGACGGCTACACGCTCGAGATCACCGGCGGCTCCGACGACGCGGGCCGTCCGCTGAACGAGACCGTCGCCGGCCCGAACCTGGAGGAAGTGCTGATGAACGAGCGCCAGACGGGCTACAAGCCCCGGCGTGACGGTGAGCGACGACGGATCACGGTCCGCGGCCGCGAAATCTCCGACGCCGTCGCCCAGATCAACGCCTCGATCGTCGAGCGCGGCAGCACCGACGTCGAGGAACTGCTCGGCGAGGGCGACGACGAGTAA
- a CDS encoding helix-turn-helix domain-containing protein, with product MSVITEVRIPPDDFELGQILNIEEASAIELETLVPTRDTTVPLFWVYEPVGDGFLDTVERYPTVNSVTEVDVFEDRTLFRLDWDASQDHHFQCVLDHEGQILSATGTPEGWDFEMRFTGREALSQYQDCCEDAHISLDIIRIYNPADPEADSWYGLSEPQREALALAVRMGYYDIPRGCTTAELADELGISDQAVTERLRRAIGAFGRHALLTPEPEA from the coding sequence ATGAGTGTGATAACGGAGGTTCGAATCCCACCCGACGATTTCGAACTTGGCCAAATCCTCAATATCGAGGAGGCGTCGGCCATCGAACTCGAAACGCTCGTTCCGACCAGGGACACTACCGTGCCGCTCTTCTGGGTCTACGAACCGGTCGGAGACGGATTTCTCGACACCGTCGAACGCTATCCAACCGTCAACAGCGTCACAGAGGTTGACGTATTCGAAGACCGGACGCTGTTCAGGCTCGACTGGGATGCGAGCCAGGATCACCACTTTCAGTGCGTCCTAGACCACGAGGGGCAAATACTGAGTGCCACTGGAACGCCCGAAGGATGGGATTTCGAGATGCGATTCACAGGCCGCGAAGCATTGAGTCAGTATCAGGACTGTTGTGAGGACGCGCACATCTCGCTGGATATTATCCGTATATACAATCCAGCGGATCCCGAGGCCGATTCGTGGTACGGCTTGAGTGAGCCACAACGAGAAGCGCTTGCACTTGCAGTTCGAATGGGATACTACGACATTCCACGAGGCTGTACGACCGCGGAACTCGCTGACGAGCTCGGGATTTCCGATCAAGCAGTGACAGAGCGTCTGCGTCGCGCCATCGGTGCGTTCGGTAGGCACGCGCTTCTCACTCCCGAGCCAGAGGCGTAA
- a CDS encoding DUF7344 domain-containing protein produces the protein MGATHAEASGGTETSELETDDGGDAAAGTADDVLTEDELFTLLSNQRRRHILHTLMREDRRVDIGDLSQEIAAWEDGLAFEEVSSSDRKRVYTALQQSHLPKMDAAGVVEFDRDRGTVEPTPALENVEIYMDVVRGREIPWGAYYLGLTTLAGALYVVATNDLTPLGQLTPSTWGVFVVVTFAVSAIAHRYCERQNRLGIADEPPGVELEYHDRSGDD, from the coding sequence ATGGGGGCAACTCACGCAGAAGCGTCCGGGGGAACCGAGACGTCGGAACTGGAGACGGACGACGGAGGAGACGCCGCGGCGGGGACAGCTGACGACGTCCTCACCGAAGACGAGCTCTTCACGCTCCTGTCAAACCAGCGGCGACGGCACATCCTGCACACGCTCATGCGAGAAGACCGGAGGGTCGACATCGGCGACCTCTCACAGGAGATCGCCGCCTGGGAGGACGGCCTCGCGTTCGAGGAGGTCTCGAGTAGCGATCGAAAGCGAGTCTACACGGCACTCCAGCAGTCACACCTCCCGAAGATGGACGCCGCTGGCGTCGTCGAGTTCGATCGCGACCGGGGCACGGTCGAACCGACGCCGGCGCTCGAGAACGTCGAGATCTACATGGACGTCGTCCGCGGACGGGAGATTCCCTGGGGCGCGTACTACCTCGGACTGACGACGCTGGCCGGCGCACTGTACGTGGTAGCGACGAACGACCTGACGCCGCTTGGCCAGCTCACGCCGTCTACCTGGGGCGTGTTCGTCGTCGTCACGTTCGCCGTCTCCGCGATCGCACACCGGTACTGCGAGCGGCAAAACCGGCTCGGGATCGCAGACGAGCCGCCGGGCGTGGAACTCGAGTACCACGACCGCTCGGGAGACGACTGA
- a CDS encoding signal peptidase I has protein sequence MIRRGVERGLQGVAFVVLVSLVAGQVLGQPILLGFVETGSMEPTIDTGDGFVAIPSEVTGDPEPGDVVVFEAEEIQGGGLTTHRIVEETDRGYVTRGDANPFTDQDGDEPYVQDAQIVAEAWQVNGEIVTIPAFGTAVMTASGALESVQTRLAVALGVRNLPGASGLAVPILGVSIVLYVAETIRERREPSLESRTGDEADDWLDPRLLSAGFALLVVVAAAAAMIVPAGTQSYAVVSAEFDSERPLVIERETTGEIPYPVSNGGFVPVISYVEPGSEDVTVDPGRAIVGPRDETTATVSITAPEETGHYPMYVTEYRYLYVLPAPVVDALYAVHPWAPSTAILSLLGGGTYAIGRVLSGPGDVRSRRTAIRNRCRETRSIVRRRN, from the coding sequence ATGATCCGACGGGGGGTCGAACGGGGGCTACAGGGGGTGGCGTTCGTCGTCCTCGTCTCGCTCGTGGCGGGACAGGTGCTCGGCCAGCCGATCCTGCTCGGGTTCGTCGAGACGGGGAGCATGGAGCCGACGATCGACACCGGCGACGGCTTCGTCGCGATCCCGAGCGAGGTGACCGGCGACCCGGAGCCCGGTGACGTCGTCGTCTTCGAGGCCGAGGAGATCCAGGGCGGCGGGCTGACGACCCACCGTATCGTCGAGGAGACCGATCGAGGGTACGTGACCCGCGGCGACGCGAACCCGTTTACCGACCAGGACGGCGACGAGCCGTACGTCCAGGACGCCCAGATCGTCGCCGAGGCGTGGCAGGTAAACGGCGAGATCGTGACGATCCCGGCGTTCGGGACGGCCGTCATGACCGCGAGCGGCGCACTCGAGTCCGTCCAGACGCGGCTGGCCGTCGCACTCGGCGTCCGGAATCTTCCGGGTGCGTCGGGACTTGCGGTTCCGATTCTCGGCGTCTCGATCGTCCTCTACGTCGCCGAGACGATCCGCGAACGACGGGAGCCGTCGCTCGAGTCGCGCACCGGCGACGAGGCGGACGACTGGCTCGATCCCCGGCTGCTCTCGGCCGGCTTCGCGCTGCTGGTCGTCGTCGCGGCGGCGGCGGCGATGATCGTACCGGCTGGCACGCAGTCCTACGCCGTCGTCAGCGCGGAGTTCGACTCGGAGCGACCGCTCGTGATCGAGCGGGAAACGACCGGCGAGATCCCGTACCCGGTTTCCAACGGCGGGTTCGTTCCCGTGATCTCCTACGTCGAACCCGGCAGCGAGGACGTGACCGTCGATCCCGGACGGGCGATCGTCGGGCCACGCGACGAGACGACGGCGACGGTCTCGATCACGGCCCCAGAGGAGACGGGCCACTATCCGATGTACGTCACCGAGTACCGCTACCTGTACGTGCTCCCGGCCCCGGTCGTCGACGCTCTCTACGCGGTCCACCCGTGGGCACCGTCGACGGCGATCCTGTCGCTGCTGGGCGGTGGCACCTACGCGATCGGGCGAGTCCTCTCGGGGCCAGGCGACGTCCGCTCGAGACGGACGGCGATCCGAAACCGCTGCAGAGAGACGCGATCGATCGTTCGGAGGCGAAACTGA
- a CDS encoding cation:proton antiporter — MIPQPSAAVVRPAAIGHASSVLQTADVPEPIATGELLWLFLMLTLLLATARVLGELTKRFGMPAVVGELTAGIVLGPTVIDSVLLVTRTVEWVEGEAVGQQLAAVEVVSWLGLLMLIVLTGLETDLELIVSKARAATLVALASIVAPFAAGFAFAWYLPDRFVATGGSRLEFALFMAVAMSISAIPVIAKILMDMGHVRRDFGQLTLAAGMINDTVGWIMLALVAGLVRTGEVQFAATVGTLLWLVAFLGVGFTVGRRAVRWLFVWIDNTVGGEVAKLTTLMVLTLGVGSFTHALHLEAVLGAFVVGILVGQVDRFDYETEHTLEVVTMGVFAPIFFATAGLRVDLRALADPVVFGVAVGALAIAVVGKFAGSYVGARAAGLSSWEGVTIGAGLNARGAMEIVVATIGLAVDVLTIEMYSIIVMIAIVTSLMAPPMLRWTLPHVTMSASERRRIEREERMRESFVGQIRRILLPTRGGADTQYAARLLGPLVRDAEIELTALYVTEDGRRRGRWIERALERLPGPDPVSREARSGSATDRRTRATNGSSGGGSERDHPPGSSDEEIAAAFEVIERRLELDDGDLRLRKRVRDATGSVAETILDEAAEGYGMLVLGESGRTRDPDEPLFSETVDHVVRDAPCPTMVVSTPGTGEAALESLEANMRRILLPTVGTEYNRHAAEIAFTIARRENAIVEIVHVVAEPRPADRFVEQPDLSKAMAIGEGIVDREAELGREMGTKVLTTVEVGDEPEATIVDLANRDGVDLIVMGSDIRAISQRAFFGHRVERVVEDAPCPVAVISSV, encoded by the coding sequence ATGATTCCACAGCCATCGGCCGCGGTCGTTCGACCGGCGGCCATCGGTCACGCCTCGTCCGTTCTGCAGACGGCCGACGTTCCGGAGCCGATCGCGACCGGTGAGTTGCTCTGGCTCTTTCTGATGCTCACCCTGTTGCTCGCGACTGCTCGAGTGCTCGGCGAACTCACGAAGCGATTCGGAATGCCGGCGGTCGTGGGCGAACTCACGGCGGGGATCGTCCTCGGCCCGACGGTGATCGACAGCGTCCTGCTCGTCACGCGGACGGTCGAGTGGGTCGAAGGCGAGGCGGTTGGCCAGCAACTCGCCGCCGTCGAGGTCGTCTCCTGGCTCGGGCTGTTGATGCTCATCGTCCTCACCGGCCTCGAGACCGACCTCGAGCTCATCGTCAGCAAGGCCAGAGCGGCGACGCTCGTCGCGCTCGCGAGCATCGTCGCGCCGTTTGCGGCCGGGTTCGCGTTCGCGTGGTACCTCCCCGATCGGTTCGTCGCGACCGGCGGCTCCCGCCTCGAGTTCGCACTGTTCATGGCGGTCGCGATGAGCATCTCGGCCATCCCGGTCATCGCGAAGATCCTGATGGACATGGGCCACGTCAGGCGCGACTTCGGCCAGCTCACGCTCGCAGCGGGGATGATAAACGACACCGTCGGCTGGATCATGCTGGCGCTGGTCGCGGGACTGGTTCGGACCGGCGAGGTCCAGTTCGCCGCGACCGTCGGGACGCTGCTGTGGCTCGTTGCCTTCCTCGGCGTCGGATTCACCGTCGGTCGCCGTGCGGTCAGGTGGCTGTTCGTCTGGATCGACAACACCGTCGGCGGCGAGGTCGCGAAGCTCACCACGCTGATGGTGCTCACGCTCGGCGTCGGGTCGTTCACCCACGCGCTCCACCTCGAGGCCGTCCTCGGCGCGTTCGTCGTCGGCATCCTCGTCGGACAGGTCGACCGCTTCGACTACGAGACCGAACACACGCTCGAGGTGGTCACGATGGGTGTGTTCGCACCGATCTTCTTCGCAACGGCGGGGCTTCGTGTCGACCTCCGGGCGCTCGCCGACCCCGTCGTCTTCGGGGTCGCGGTCGGTGCGCTCGCGATCGCCGTCGTCGGCAAGTTCGCCGGCTCGTACGTCGGGGCGAGGGCGGCCGGCCTCTCGAGCTGGGAGGGCGTGACGATCGGTGCCGGGCTGAACGCCCGCGGTGCGATGGAGATCGTCGTCGCCACGATCGGGCTCGCGGTCGACGTGCTGACGATCGAGATGTACAGCATCATCGTGATGATCGCCATCGTGACGTCGCTTATGGCCCCGCCGATGCTCCGCTGGACGCTCCCACACGTCACGATGAGCGCCAGCGAACGCAGGCGCATCGAACGGGAAGAACGCATGCGCGAGAGTTTCGTCGGACAGATTCGCCGCATCCTGCTACCGACCCGCGGCGGTGCCGACACCCAGTACGCCGCTCGCTTGCTCGGCCCGCTCGTCCGCGATGCGGAGATCGAACTGACCGCGCTGTACGTCACCGAAGACGGACGCCGGCGGGGGCGGTGGATCGAGCGCGCACTCGAGCGACTGCCCGGACCCGACCCAGTCTCACGGGAAGCGCGCTCCGGGTCGGCCACCGACCGTCGCACTCGCGCGACAAACGGGAGTTCCGGGGGCGGGAGCGAGCGAGACCACCCTCCCGGCTCGAGCGACGAGGAGATCGCGGCTGCGTTCGAGGTGATCGAGCGACGACTGGAACTCGACGACGGTGATCTCCGTCTCCGAAAGCGGGTTCGTGACGCCACCGGGAGCGTCGCGGAGACGATCCTCGACGAGGCCGCCGAAGGGTACGGAATGCTCGTCCTCGGCGAGTCCGGCCGTACTCGGGATCCGGACGAGCCGCTGTTCAGCGAAACCGTCGACCACGTCGTCCGGGACGCTCCCTGTCCGACGATGGTCGTCAGCACGCCTGGAACGGGAGAGGCCGCCCTCGAGAGCCTGGAAGCGAACATGCGGCGGATCCTCCTTCCGACGGTCGGAACGGAGTACAACCGTCACGCGGCGGAGATCGCGTTCACCATCGCCAGACGGGAGAACGCGATCGTCGAGATCGTCCACGTCGTCGCCGAACCGCGGCCCGCCGACCGCTTCGTCGAGCAGCCGGACCTCTCGAAGGCGATGGCCATCGGAGAGGGGATCGTCGACCGCGAGGCCGAACTCGGTCGCGAGATGGGCACGAAGGTGCTGACGACGGTCGAAGTCGGCGACGAGCCGGAGGCGACTATCGTCGACCTCGCGAACCGAGACGGCGTGGACCTCATCGTCATGGGTAGCGACATCCGGGCGATCTCCCAGCGCGCATTCTTCGGCCACCGGGTCGAACGCGTCGTCGAGGACGCGCCCTGTCCCGTCGCCGTCATCAGCTCGGTGTGA
- a CDS encoding DUF7112 family protein gives MADRVSSDHPSVQTVRATLTETATGVRLEIPADDREAFPVDEVVRLVLDGDELFARVERALTGDDVSIPGVYDAPRFARDPREGEDRLSAWVDDHDVRTGGSVHVDVVEPEFLYGLRAPGETAVYEAREPPSDSLASIAEDVEDQ, from the coding sequence ATGGCAGACCGCGTCTCGAGCGATCACCCGTCGGTGCAGACGGTACGTGCGACGCTCACGGAGACGGCGACCGGCGTTCGACTGGAGATTCCCGCCGACGACCGCGAGGCGTTTCCGGTCGACGAGGTCGTCCGACTCGTCCTCGACGGCGACGAACTGTTCGCGCGCGTCGAGCGGGCGCTGACCGGCGACGACGTCTCGATCCCGGGCGTCTACGACGCGCCGCGGTTCGCTCGCGATCCCCGCGAGGGCGAGGACCGACTCTCGGCGTGGGTCGACGACCACGACGTTCGCACCGGTGGATCCGTACACGTCGACGTCGTCGAACCCGAGTTCCTCTACGGGCTCCGGGCACCGGGCGAGACCGCGGTCTACGAGGCCCGCGAACCCCCAAGCGACAGCCTCGCGTCGATCGCCGAGGACGTCGAAGATCAGTAG
- a CDS encoding DUF7344 domain-containing protein encodes MKENKERGARNIQSIDGLSGSSGRKRPILPDTILSVVANEHRRAILNVLDNAPDKTLEYDALVDHVADRIRDENTEYLSDEHRQRVRIALHHTHLPKLDEAQIIDYEAETGHVQFVGGELAQKILTLVEPYDTRE; translated from the coding sequence ATGAAAGAGAATAAAGAGCGAGGGGCACGTAATATACAGTCAATTGATGGGCTTTCCGGTTCTTCGGGGCGTAAGAGACCGATTCTCCCCGATACGATTCTGTCGGTAGTAGCGAACGAACACCGACGCGCTATCCTCAACGTTCTGGACAATGCACCCGATAAGACACTGGAGTACGATGCGCTCGTAGACCACGTTGCAGACCGGATTCGAGACGAAAACACGGAATATCTGTCCGACGAACACCGACAACGTGTCCGGATCGCACTTCATCATACTCATCTCCCAAAACTCGATGAGGCTCAGATAATCGACTACGAGGCTGAAACGGGCCATGTCCAGTTTGTTGGCGGTGAACTGGCACAGAAGATCCTGACGCTGGTCGAGCCGTACGACACTCGCGAGTGA
- a CDS encoding DUF5305 domain-containing protein — translation MTFLSTETGEAADEERRLRLRVLLEEYRTVLIVAFVVLVVLGGWLSYGAYANPGEETTRQRESTWTATGDVSHDATVTEPNSVYPTGTRLENRPLYYTAISPTVDGEFVGGYESRTGDGVDVALTVDLSYRAVDPDDGTVYWSERERLASTTGEDVDPGENVTATFAVDVSDVATRIDEIESDLGASPGETEVVLEFGRVIEGTIDGEQRSATDSYRVPIVTEGGTYRLEGQDSYDEPYEEYETEVVTASAGPVRTVGGPVLLLVGVGGLGGLAYASRRLPEPTAAEREWLVYRDDRARFEEVITTMALPDAALEGPRAKPETLAALAEFGIDADAAIVFDPQRELYVVRHDGIVSVFEPPTPASVADGRDDASSGDDGRISFVEASDSASASEGTTTGEPTSKSDADPSAASDDDPFTFAGLETAADETAESDSSGWHAQLDESGPDEGDADDTNGGD, via the coding sequence ATGACATTCCTATCGACGGAGACTGGCGAGGCGGCGGACGAGGAGCGACGGCTGCGACTTCGCGTCCTGCTCGAGGAGTATCGAACGGTACTGATCGTCGCGTTCGTCGTCCTGGTAGTCCTTGGGGGGTGGCTGAGCTACGGTGCGTACGCGAATCCGGGCGAGGAGACGACACGGCAACGTGAGTCCACCTGGACCGCCACGGGCGACGTCTCGCACGACGCCACGGTCACGGAGCCGAACTCGGTCTATCCCACCGGGACCCGACTCGAGAACCGGCCGCTGTACTACACGGCGATCAGCCCGACGGTCGACGGCGAGTTCGTCGGGGGGTACGAGTCACGGACCGGCGACGGCGTCGACGTCGCGCTCACGGTCGACCTGTCCTATCGTGCGGTCGATCCCGACGACGGGACCGTCTACTGGAGCGAGCGAGAACGGCTCGCGTCGACGACCGGCGAAGACGTCGACCCGGGCGAGAACGTCACCGCCACGTTCGCCGTCGACGTCAGCGACGTCGCGACGCGGATCGACGAGATCGAGTCCGACCTCGGAGCCAGTCCGGGCGAGACCGAGGTTGTCCTCGAGTTTGGCCGGGTGATCGAGGGAACGATCGACGGCGAGCAGCGGTCGGCCACGGACAGCTACCGGGTTCCAATCGTCACCGAGGGCGGGACGTACCGGCTCGAGGGCCAGGACTCCTACGACGAGCCGTACGAGGAGTACGAGACCGAGGTCGTCACCGCCTCGGCCGGTCCGGTGCGGACGGTCGGCGGGCCGGTGCTCCTGCTGGTGGGCGTCGGCGGTCTCGGGGGACTCGCGTACGCCTCCCGACGGCTCCCGGAACCGACGGCCGCCGAACGCGAGTGGCTCGTGTACCGCGACGACCGCGCCCGATTCGAGGAGGTGATCACGACCATGGCGCTGCCCGACGCGGCACTCGAGGGGCCGCGAGCGAAGCCGGAGACGCTGGCGGCGCTGGCCGAGTTCGGGATCGACGCCGACGCTGCGATCGTCTTCGATCCGCAGCGAGAACTGTACGTCGTCCGCCACGACGGGATAGTGTCCGTCTTCGAGCCACCGACGCCCGCGTCGGTAGCCGACGGCCGCGACGACGCGAGTTCCGGCGACGACGGGCGGATTTCGTTCGTCGAGGCGTCCGACTCGGCGTCGGCGAGCGAGGGGACGACGACTGGCGAGCCCACGTCGAAATCGGACGCCGACCCCTCGGCCGCGAGCGACGACGACCCGTTTACGTTCGCCGGACTCGAGACGGCAGCGGACGAAACCGCCGAGTCCGACTCGAGCGGCTGGCACGCACAGTTGGACGAGTCGGGCCCGGACGAGGGTGACGCGGACGATACCAACGGTGGCGACTGA
- a CDS encoding DUF1102 domain-containing protein: protein MQRRKFVIGMGALASGAAAVVGTGAFSSVTATRNVDVEVADDASAYLRLQGTGGNNSEYVTDDGDGGTLMINLDSGNSTSAGGDGVNPDAVTEIDNVFTVENQGTQEVNVDISKSGNNSGLVEFYPSNGDYSGSPLSSSATTLGPGESTVVSIKVDTTDSNLGSGDQLLDSVTFNAVATPSS from the coding sequence ATGCAACGACGCAAATTCGTCATCGGAATGGGAGCACTGGCATCGGGAGCAGCTGCGGTCGTCGGTACCGGCGCGTTCTCGAGCGTGACCGCGACACGAAACGTCGACGTCGAGGTCGCCGACGACGCGTCCGCCTACCTGCGACTGCAGGGAACTGGCGGCAACAACTCGGAGTACGTCACCGACGACGGGGACGGCGGCACGCTGATGATCAACCTCGATTCGGGCAACTCAACTAGCGCGGGCGGTGATGGCGTCAACCCCGACGCAGTCACGGAAATCGACAACGTGTTTACCGTCGAAAATCAGGGTACTCAGGAGGTCAACGTGGATATTTCCAAGTCCGGAAACAATTCGGGTCTCGTCGAGTTCTATCCCAGTAACGGAGACTACAGCGGCAGTCCGCTCTCGAGTAGTGCCACCACCCTTGGACCCGGTGAAAGCACGGTAGTCAGCATCAAAGTCGACACGACGGACAGTAACCTCGGCAGCGGCGACCAGCTGCTTGACTCGGTGACCTTCAACGCGGTCGCGACGCCGAGCAGCTAA
- a CDS encoding DUF3784 domain-containing protein has translation MSLERVILTVTSGVFVGLLGVAIRYFGRVELIAGYDPERVVDDDALAKFVGTNTLYVAALTILVGVVDYVEPFGGQDAHWLVFVFVVFALTGRMIVGSRRYERPRDDAR, from the coding sequence ATGAGTCTCGAGCGGGTTATCCTCACGGTCACAAGCGGCGTGTTCGTCGGCCTCCTCGGCGTCGCGATCAGGTACTTCGGGCGGGTCGAGTTGATCGCGGGGTACGATCCGGAACGAGTCGTCGACGACGACGCCCTGGCGAAGTTCGTCGGGACGAACACCCTCTACGTCGCCGCGCTCACGATCCTCGTCGGGGTCGTCGACTACGTGGAACCGTTCGGCGGGCAGGACGCGCACTGGCTCGTCTTCGTGTTCGTCGTCTTCGCACTGACCGGCCGAATGATCGTCGGCTCCCGGCGGTACGAACGGCCTCGAGACGACGCGCGGTGA